The Sporomusa termitida genome has a window encoding:
- a CDS encoding transketolase family protein: MANQATRDAYGLALKDLGERNKNVVVLDADLSKSTKTNVFAKAFPDRFFNVGIAEQNLMGTAAGLAAAGKLPFVSTFAMFATGRAFEQIRNSICYPKLNVKIAATHAGLTVGEDGASHQSVEDIAIMRAVPNMTVIVPADGTETRQAIDFAAEYQGPVYIRLGRAAVPDLFGEAYQFQLGKAALLTDGVDVTIIACGIMSAPARQAAGQLISRGISARVLNMASIKPLDKEAVIAAARDTGAIVTCEEHSIIGGLGSAVAEVVVENCPVPLERVGVMDTFGESGTPGDLLKKYNLTEDAIVAAVQKAVSRKNA, encoded by the coding sequence ATGGCTAACCAAGCGACTAGGGACGCCTACGGTCTGGCCCTTAAGGACCTGGGCGAGCGTAATAAAAATGTCGTGGTGCTGGACGCTGATTTGTCCAAATCCACGAAGACCAATGTATTTGCCAAGGCTTTTCCTGACCGTTTTTTTAATGTCGGCATTGCCGAGCAGAATCTGATGGGTACTGCCGCCGGCCTGGCAGCTGCCGGGAAGCTGCCTTTTGTATCCACCTTCGCCATGTTTGCCACCGGGCGGGCGTTTGAACAAATCCGCAACTCCATTTGCTACCCGAAGCTTAATGTTAAGATTGCCGCCACCCATGCCGGGTTGACGGTTGGTGAGGACGGTGCCTCGCACCAGTCGGTTGAGGATATTGCTATTATGCGGGCGGTACCGAACATGACGGTTATTGTTCCGGCCGATGGCACGGAGACGAGACAAGCCATTGATTTTGCCGCCGAGTACCAGGGGCCTGTATATATCCGTTTGGGCCGGGCCGCAGTACCTGATCTGTTCGGTGAGGCGTATCAGTTCCAGCTTGGCAAAGCCGCCCTGCTGACCGACGGCGTGGATGTGACGATTATTGCCTGCGGCATTATGTCGGCACCGGCCCGCCAGGCGGCCGGGCAGCTTATTTCCCGGGGAATCAGCGCCCGGGTGCTGAATATGGCTTCGATCAAACCGCTTGATAAAGAGGCCGTTATTGCTGCGGCCCGGGATACCGGAGCCATTGTTACCTGTGAAGAGCACAGCATTATCGGCGGCCTGGGCAGTGCCGTGGCTGAAGTCGTTGTGGAAAACTGCCCGGTGCCGCTGGAAAGAGTCGGGGTTATGGATACTTTTGGCGAATCAGGCACACCCGGTGATCTGCTGAAAAAATATAATCTGACCGAGGACGCGATTGTTGCTGCCGTCCAGAAGGCCGTCAGCCGTAAAAACGCCTAA
- a CDS encoding transketolase: MVKKLTPEQLEELARRAKSIRRNIVSMVTEAKSGHPGGSLSAADILAVLYFAEMNVSPAQAKDADRDRFVLSKGHAAPVLYATLAEKGYLPVAELLTLRKVNSRLQGHPEMKAIPGVDMSTGSLGQGLSAANGMALAAKIDARDYRVYALLGDGELEEGQIWEAAMFAAHYKLDNLTAFVDFNGLQIDGAVAEVMSPLPIPEKWQAFGWQVLVIDGHDHQAIYEAIQTAKTVKDKPTMIVAKTVKGKGVCKMENVADWHGKAPSREECELFLAELEGLED, from the coding sequence ATGGTAAAGAAGTTGACACCGGAGCAGCTCGAGGAGCTGGCCAGGCGGGCCAAGTCCATCAGGCGCAATATTGTAAGCATGGTGACGGAAGCCAAATCAGGCCATCCGGGCGGTTCATTGTCTGCTGCCGATATTCTTGCGGTGCTGTATTTTGCGGAGATGAATGTGTCGCCGGCGCAGGCGAAGGATGCTGACCGCGACCGTTTTGTGCTGTCGAAGGGGCATGCGGCGCCGGTGCTGTATGCTACGCTGGCGGAGAAAGGGTATCTGCCGGTGGCGGAGCTGCTTACCCTGCGTAAGGTTAACAGCCGGCTGCAGGGGCATCCGGAGATGAAGGCGATTCCCGGGGTTGATATGTCGACCGGTTCTTTGGGACAGGGGCTGAGTGCCGCCAATGGCATGGCCCTGGCGGCCAAGATTGATGCCCGCGACTACCGGGTTTATGCCCTGCTGGGCGACGGTGAGCTGGAGGAAGGGCAGATCTGGGAGGCGGCTATGTTTGCGGCTCATTACAAGCTGGATAACCTTACCGCCTTTGTCGATTTCAACGGTCTTCAGATTGACGGCGCTGTGGCCGAGGTTATGTCGCCGCTGCCGATACCGGAGAAATGGCAGGCCTTTGGCTGGCAGGTGCTGGTCATTGACGGCCATGACCACCAGGCGATCTATGAAGCCATTCAGACCGCCAAGACGGTAAAGGACAAGCCGACTATGATTGTCGCGAAAACCGTCAAAGGCAAAGGCGTCTGCAAAATGGAGAATGTCGCCGACTGGCACGGCAAAGCCCCCAGCCGGGAAGAATGCGAACTGTTCTTGGCAGAGCTGGAAGGACTGGAGGATTAA
- a CDS encoding YitT family protein, with amino-acid sequence MVKWKWLRDYAGIGLGTVITALALNIFLIPNKVAAGGTSGLATVLHHTFGLPVGLTMLALDIPMFLLSLKILGARFGVNTLFGAGILAVSIDFTAPFVPVLTRDLLLNSIYGGVLAGVGMGIVFKFKGTTAGTDLAAAIINKLTGISIGQALLGVDFFVIALAGVVFGSAELSLYALISLFVTTKIIDLVQEGPSAAKAFFIMSSSSGEVADAIMAELGRGVTMLAGRGAYTKSERDVVFCVVSTREVSHIKDLVYRIDRQAFVIVADAHEVLGEGFSSPR; translated from the coding sequence ATGGTGAAATGGAAGTGGCTCAGGGACTATGCAGGGATTGGGCTGGGCACGGTTATTACCGCGCTGGCACTTAATATCTTCTTAATTCCCAATAAGGTTGCCGCCGGCGGCACCAGCGGCCTGGCCACAGTCCTGCATCATACCTTCGGGCTGCCGGTGGGGCTGACCATGCTGGCGCTTGACATTCCCATGTTTCTACTGAGTCTTAAGATTTTGGGGGCCCGTTTTGGCGTGAATACCCTGTTTGGTGCCGGCATACTGGCGGTAAGCATTGATTTTACGGCCCCGTTTGTGCCTGTTTTAACGCGTGATCTGCTGCTTAATTCCATCTATGGCGGGGTGCTGGCCGGTGTGGGTATGGGCATTGTTTTTAAATTTAAAGGAACCACGGCGGGCACCGATCTGGCCGCCGCGATTATCAATAAACTGACAGGCATCAGCATCGGCCAGGCGCTGCTGGGTGTTGATTTTTTTGTTATTGCCCTGGCGGGTGTTGTGTTTGGCAGCGCCGAATTGTCGTTATATGCACTTATTTCTCTCTTTGTTACAACCAAAATTATTGACCTGGTCCAGGAAGGCCCCAGTGCCGCCAAAGCTTTTTTTATCATGTCTTCTTCCTCCGGCGAGGTGGCTGATGCCATTATGGCCGAGCTGGGCCGGGGCGTTACCATGCTGGCCGGCCGCGGCGCCTATACCAAGTCTGAGCGTGATGTCGTCTTCTGTGTGGTTAGTACCCGGGAGGTATCCCATATCAAGGACCTGGTCTACCGGATTGACCGTCAGGCCTTTGTGATTGTGGCGGATGCTCACGAAGTCCTGGGCGAAGGCTTCTCCTCCCCGCGCTGA
- the csaB gene encoding polysaccharide pyruvyl transferase CsaB produces the protein MSEIVVSGYYGFANAGDEAMLAAMIEALIDIDPAIRITVISGDPEDTRRRHGVGAVYRLNYPEIARVMSRSQLLISGGGSLLQDVTSDRSLYYYLSIMMLAKKLGKPVMLYAQGIGPVQGTLAQGAMRYIGNMVDMITVRDDGSYEELKRLKVTAPPVYITADPVLAMHQVDRQIGRSILKQHGQEGVAPLIGISVREWKDWSHFKQVLAHAADQMIAEFGARVVFIPMQWPDDLSVSQKIAGRMKNKSNVLPGEYSTSELLSLVGNLDLLIGIRLHALIFAAVMHVPMAGISYDPKIDRFLETIGERHCGTLKTVTADKLLGRVRELWTERKQTNHKRVENINILRTKAFQNAELALSLIK, from the coding sequence ATGAGTGAAATTGTTGTTTCAGGCTATTATGGATTTGCCAATGCCGGTGACGAGGCGATGCTGGCAGCCATGATTGAGGCTTTAATCGATATTGACCCTGCTATCCGGATTACCGTTATCTCCGGCGATCCCGAAGATACCAGGCGGCGCCATGGCGTTGGCGCCGTCTACCGGCTTAATTATCCCGAAATCGCCAGGGTTATGTCCAGAAGCCAGCTATTAATCAGTGGCGGCGGCAGTTTGCTCCAGGATGTGACCAGTGACCGCAGCCTCTATTATTACCTCAGCATTATGATGCTGGCCAAGAAGCTGGGTAAGCCCGTCATGCTGTACGCCCAGGGCATTGGTCCGGTACAGGGAACCCTGGCCCAGGGCGCGATGCGTTATATCGGCAATATGGTGGACATGATTACTGTGCGTGACGACGGGTCTTACGAGGAGCTCAAGCGGCTCAAGGTAACGGCGCCCCCCGTTTATATCACGGCCGATCCGGTATTGGCCATGCATCAGGTTGACCGGCAGATCGGCCGGTCAATTCTGAAACAGCATGGGCAGGAGGGGGTGGCGCCCTTAATCGGCATCTCCGTCCGGGAGTGGAAGGACTGGAGCCATTTTAAACAGGTGCTGGCGCATGCCGCCGATCAGATGATTGCCGAATTTGGCGCCCGGGTCGTTTTTATTCCCATGCAGTGGCCTGATGATCTCAGTGTCTCCCAAAAAATCGCCGGCCGGATGAAAAATAAGAGCAATGTGCTGCCTGGTGAATATAGTACCAGTGAGCTGCTCTCGCTGGTCGGCAATCTGGATCTGCTGATTGGCATCAGGCTGCATGCGCTGATCTTTGCCGCTGTTATGCATGTACCTATGGCCGGCATCTCCTATGATCCTAAAATTGACCGGTTTCTGGAAACGATTGGCGAAAGGCATTGTGGCACGCTTAAGACCGTAACGGCTGACAAACTGCTGGGCCGGGTGCGTGAACTGTGGACAGAACGCAAACAGACCAATCATAAGCGGGTGGAAAATATCAATATTTTACGGACTAAAGCTTTTCAAAACGCCGAACTTGCGCTCAGTCTGATTAAGTGA